In Deinococcus aerius, the following are encoded in one genomic region:
- the acs gene encoding acetate--CoA ligase → MSNPTATDHIDAMLHENRVIPPSEEFAARARISREQYDAMYRRSLDDPEGFWGDVAGELVWMKPWDRVLDWQEPHVQWFVGGQTNIAYNALDRNVGRGLGNKTAIIWEGEDGTVRTYTYAELLREVKKAANALTSLGVVTGDRVTLYLPLIPEAAIAMLACARIGAIHSVVFGGFSVSALADRINDAQSKVLITADAGQRRGGLVRLKENADQAAQNTPSLEKIVVVCRADCDAPMQEGRDVYWHDVVGSAQGEHEAAALDAEHPLFILYTSGSTGKPKGVLHTTGGYMVGTYLTTGTVFDLRDDDIYWCTADVGWVTGHSYSVYGPLLNGATVLMYEGAPNHPDWGRFWEIVQKHRVTILYTAPTAIRSFMRQGDEIPARYDLSSLRLLGSVGEPINPEAWMWYYRVIGGERCPVVDTWWQTETGAIMLTTLPGAHPSKPGSAGLPMFGVEPAIMTHAGEELGPDDGGLLVIKRPWPSMLRTVYGDEERYRKSYWGEIPHVYFAGDGARRDADGYVTVVGRVDDVLNVSGHRLGTMEIESALVAHPSIAEAAVVGCPDDVKGECVVAFVLPQAGHTVDPNVVRTHVAKEIGALARPDAIYIADALPKTRSGKIMRRFLRQIAAGKEIQGDTSTLEDPGVLDRLAATQAV, encoded by the coding sequence ATGTCCAACCCCACCGCGACCGATCACATCGACGCCATGCTGCACGAGAACCGGGTGATTCCCCCCAGCGAGGAGTTCGCGGCCCGCGCCCGCATCTCCCGTGAGCAGTACGACGCGATGTACCGCCGCAGCCTCGACGACCCCGAGGGCTTCTGGGGCGACGTAGCGGGAGAACTCGTGTGGATGAAGCCTTGGGACCGGGTGCTCGACTGGCAGGAGCCCCACGTCCAGTGGTTCGTGGGTGGGCAGACGAACATCGCGTACAACGCCCTCGACCGCAACGTGGGGCGCGGGTTGGGGAACAAGACAGCGATCATCTGGGAGGGCGAGGACGGCACCGTCCGCACCTACACCTACGCCGAACTCCTGCGCGAGGTGAAGAAGGCGGCGAACGCGCTGACCTCGCTGGGCGTCGTGACGGGCGACCGGGTGACCCTCTACCTGCCGCTGATCCCCGAGGCGGCCATCGCCATGCTCGCCTGTGCCCGCATCGGCGCGATTCACAGCGTCGTGTTCGGCGGCTTCTCGGTCAGTGCCCTGGCCGACCGCATCAACGACGCGCAGAGCAAGGTGCTCATCACCGCCGACGCGGGGCAGCGCCGGGGCGGGCTGGTGCGCCTCAAGGAGAACGCCGACCAGGCCGCGCAGAACACGCCCAGCCTGGAAAAGATCGTGGTCGTCTGCCGCGCCGACTGCGACGCCCCCATGCAGGAGGGCCGCGACGTGTACTGGCACGACGTGGTGGGCTCGGCACAGGGGGAGCACGAGGCCGCGGCGCTTGACGCCGAGCATCCCCTCTTCATCCTGTACACCTCGGGCAGCACGGGGAAGCCCAAGGGGGTGCTCCACACGACGGGCGGCTATATGGTGGGCACCTACCTGACGACCGGGACGGTGTTCGACCTGCGCGACGACGACATCTACTGGTGTACCGCCGACGTGGGCTGGGTGACGGGGCACTCCTACAGCGTGTACGGGCCGCTGCTCAACGGCGCGACCGTCCTTATGTACGAGGGCGCCCCCAACCACCCCGACTGGGGCCGCTTCTGGGAGATCGTGCAGAAGCACCGGGTGACGATCCTCTACACCGCGCCCACCGCCATCCGCTCCTTCATGAGGCAGGGGGACGAGATTCCCGCGCGCTACGACTTGAGCAGCCTGAGACTCCTGGGCTCGGTGGGCGAGCCCATCAACCCCGAGGCGTGGATGTGGTACTACCGCGTAATCGGTGGGGAGCGCTGCCCGGTCGTGGACACGTGGTGGCAGACCGAGACGGGCGCGATCATGCTGACGACCCTGCCCGGCGCCCACCCCAGCAAACCCGGCAGCGCGGGTCTCCCCATGTTCGGCGTCGAACCCGCGATCATGACCCACGCGGGCGAGGAGCTCGGCCCCGACGACGGCGGCCTCCTCGTAATCAAGCGGCCCTGGCCCTCCATGCTCCGCACGGTCTACGGCGACGAAGAGCGCTACCGCAAGAGCTACTGGGGCGAGATTCCCCACGTGTACTTCGCTGGGGACGGCGCTCGCCGGGACGCCGACGGCTACGTGACGGTCGTGGGCCGGGTGGACGACGTACTCAACGTCTCCGGCCACCGCCTGGGCACGATGGAGATTGAGTCGGCCCTGGTCGCGCACCCCTCCATCGCCGAGGCCGCCGTGGTGGGCTGCCCCGACGACGTGAAGGGCGAGTGCGTGGTCGCCTTCGTGCTGCCCCAAGCTGGGCACACCGTTGATCCCAACGTCGTGCGCACCCACGTCGCCAAGGAGATCGGCGCCCTCGCCCGCCCCGACGCCATCTACATCGCCGACGCGCTGCCCAAGACCCGCAGCGGCAAGATCATGCGCCGCTTCCTGCGCCAAATCGCCGCTGGAAAGGAAATTCAGGGCGACACGAGCACGCTGGAGGACCCGGGCGTGCTGGACCGGCTGGCGGCGACGCAGGCGGTGTGA
- a CDS encoding aminotransferase class I/II-fold pyridoxal phosphate-dependent enzyme has translation MWASRRAAAVPGSVFALMDAAKGRARAAGLSVIDLSIGSSDQNPPEPALEALREATRDPQTYRYPLFSDTRPLREAAAAYLGRRFGLRLDAETELLPLIGAQEGLAHLLLAVTDPGDTLLLPDPCYPPYLGAVAVAGLSVVTLPLPPERGFLPDLSAVPKDIHPRALLLNYPNNPTSAVADAAFFREVAEWCRARGTLLIHDHPYAELTFGDYRAPSALEAGTEGVVELHSLSKTHHLGGFRVGFAAGDRHAVAALARVKGAVDFHPYLGIQRAAAVALGLPDEVSRAGARIFEARRDALVPALREIGWEVALPQASMYVWARVPGLTDSVTYAVRAAETTGVALSPGQAFGEQGEGFVRFALVQPPEVLGEAARRLATVPVSVEPTLQPVAP, from the coding sequence ATGTGGGCCTCCAGACGAGCGGCAGCAGTGCCGGGCAGCGTATTCGCGCTGATGGACGCGGCGAAGGGGCGGGCGCGGGCGGCGGGACTGAGCGTCATCGACCTCAGCATCGGGTCGAGTGATCAGAATCCCCCGGAACCGGCTCTGGAGGCGCTGCGGGAGGCCACGCGCGACCCCCAGACCTACCGTTATCCCCTCTTCAGCGACACCCGCCCGTTGCGGGAGGCGGCGGCGGCCTACCTGGGGCGGCGCTTCGGGCTGAGGCTGGATGCAGAGACAGAACTGCTCCCGCTGATCGGCGCGCAGGAGGGGCTGGCCCACCTGCTGCTGGCCGTCACCGATCCGGGGGACACGCTGCTGCTGCCCGACCCCTGCTACCCGCCCTACCTGGGCGCGGTGGCGGTCGCGGGGCTGAGTGTGGTCACGCTGCCCCTCCCCCCCGAGCGCGGCTTCCTGCCTGATCTGAGCGCGGTCCCCAAAGATATTCACCCCCGCGCCCTGCTGCTGAACTACCCCAACAACCCGACCTCGGCGGTGGCGGATGCGGCGTTTTTCCGGGAGGTGGCCGAGTGGTGCCGCGCTCGGGGCACGCTCCTCATCCACGACCACCCCTACGCCGAGCTGACCTTCGGGGACTACCGGGCGCCGAGCGCGCTGGAGGCCGGGACGGAGGGCGTCGTCGAACTGCACTCGCTCTCCAAAACGCACCACCTGGGGGGCTTCCGGGTGGGCTTCGCGGCGGGGGACCGGCACGCGGTGGCGGCGCTGGCGCGGGTGAAGGGCGCGGTGGACTTCCACCCCTACCTGGGCATCCAGCGGGCGGCAGCGGTCGCGCTGGGCCTGCCGGACGAGGTGAGTCGGGCAGGGGCGCGGATTTTCGAGGCTCGCCGCGACGCGCTCGTTCCGGCCCTGCGGGAGATCGGCTGGGAGGTCGCGCTTCCCCAGGCGAGCATGTATGTGTGGGCGCGAGTGCCTGGCCTGACGGACAGCGTGACCTACGCGGTGCGTGCTGCCGAGACGACGGGGGTGGCGCTCAGCCCAGGGCAAGCTTTCGGCGAACAGGGCGAGGGCTTCGTGCGCTTCGCCCTCGTGCAGCCGCCAGAAGTTTTGGGGGAGGCCGCACGGAGACTCGCCACCGTTCCAGTCTCCGTGGAGCCGACGTTGCAACCCGTCGCGCCGTAA